The following coding sequences lie in one Populus nigra chromosome 15, ddPopNigr1.1, whole genome shotgun sequence genomic window:
- the LOC133674359 gene encoding homeobox protein ATH1-like isoform X2, with amino-acid sequence MENGLFSVPIDTAGRNSDTMDFSSQRTPNSLVQLDSFNLNHHNQTLAGFTMLPTLQGEPISDLHANIHSANRSSFMNSDALVASLGRNVVGDTLPGCSRSAGNPPFEEQFGGGIPNYALATLVATRSGLQETLNNLAISGPSSYPLEESRSFVSNDCTNALNSSFAPSLNYGCGEVFGSMNGKEDFDRFPAPIELSGRTPLRAGFQPHSSVGNLQPNGWITSNGVNVSADECFASGKLTNELSLSLATSQPSVMDSRSIPDQSLDITLNHVACHFSKETRYLHVIQEILAQIASYSLENLEQGFKTGASTLFSSSYAMEGEMLPMGFDKSPDGNDRLDVQMDPALQKRALEAKRTQLLTLLQVVDERYSQCLDEIHTVISAFHAATELDPQIHTRFSLQTISFLYKRLRERISNQILAMGAHLDSGDTIETEGSFGTSYLQKQWTLQQLKKNDQLWRPQRGLPERSVSVLRAWMFQNFLHPYPKDAEKHLLAAKSGLTRSQVSNWFINARVRLWKPMIEEMYAEMNRRKAHQNEEGTNSNHRISISAIQDLM; translated from the exons ATGGAGAATGGTTTGTTTAGTGTTCCAATAGATACGGCAGGAAGGAATTCTGATACCATGGACTTTTCATCACAAAGAACCCCCAACTCACTTGTCCAGTTGGATTCATTTAACCTTAACCACCATAATCAAACATTGGCTGGATTTACCATGCTTCCAACATTGCAAGGAGAACCTATAAGTGATCTCCATGCAAACATTCACTCAGCAAATCGATCTTCATTTATGAACTCAGATGCATTAGTTGCATCTCTTGGAAGGAATGTTGTGGGAGATACTTTACCTGGCTGTTCACGTTCTGCTGGTAACCCTCCGTTTGAAGAGCAGTTTGGGGGTGGAATCCCTAATTATGCCCTTGCTACTCTTGTGGCTACAAGAAGTGGTCTTCAAGAAACTCTGAATAACTTGGCAATTTCAGGACCATCAAGCTACCCTTTGGAAGAGTCAAGGTCATTTGTTTCAAATGATTGCACCAATGCTTTGAATTCATCATTTGCGCCATCTTTGAATTATGGATGTGGTGAAGTATTTGGTAGTATGAATGGTAAGGAGGATTTTGACAGGTTTCCTGCTCCCATAGAGCTCAGTGGACGAACACCTTTAAGAGCAGGGTTTCAACCACATTCGTCCGTTGGAAACCTCCAACCAAATGGCTGGATAACATCAAATGGTGTGAATGTGAGTGCAGATGAATGTTTTGCATCTGGTAAACTTACTAATGAGCTCTCTTTAAGCCTTGCCACATCACAGCCTTCTGTCATGGATAGCAGAAGTATCCCTGATCAAAGCTTGGACATCACTCTTAATCATGTAGCATGCCACTTCTCGAAAGAAACAAG ATATCTTCATGTAATACAGGAAATACTTGCTCAAATTGCAAGCTATTCACTGGAGAATCTAGAACAGGGGTTCAAGACAGGAGCAAGTACACTATTCTCTTCAAGTTACGCAATGGAGGGAGAGATGCTGCCGATGGGTTTTGATAAATCTCCTGATGGGAATGATAGACTTGATGTTCAAATGGATCCAGCACTGCAGAAACGGGCACTGGAAGCAAAGAGAACACAATTGCTAACTCTACTGCAAGTG GTTGATGAACGATATAGCCAATGCTTGGATGAAATACACACAGTTATTTCAGCATTCCATGCTGCAACTGAGTTGGACCCACAGATTCACACACGTTTTTCTCTTCAAACAATATCTTTCTTGTACAAACGCCTTAGGGAGCGGATCAGCAACCAAATCCTAGCAATGGGAGCTCATTTGGATAGTGGAGACACCATAGAGACAGAAGGATCTTTTGGAACTTCATACTTACAAAAGCAATGGACTCTCCAGCAGCTGAAGAAAAATGACCAACTATGGAGACCCCAGAGAGGCTTACCAGAAAGATCTGTCTCAGTTCTGCGTGCATGGATGTTTCAGAACTTTCTTCACCC GTACCCTAAAGATGCAGAGAAGCATTTGCTTGCGGCAAAAAGCGGACTAACAAGAAGCCAG GTATCAAACTGGTTTATAAATGCTCGCGTTCGTCTATGGAAACCAATGATAGAGGAGATGTATGCCGAGATGAACAGAAGAAAGGCTCACCAAAACGAAGAGGGAACCAACAGCAATCACAGAATTAGCATATCAGCAATCCAAGATTTAATGTGA
- the LOC133674359 gene encoding homeobox protein ATH1-like isoform X1 — MENGLFSVPIDTAGRNSDTMDFSSQRTPNSLVQLDSFNLNHHNQTLAGFTMLPTLQGEPISDLHANIHSANRSSFMNSDALVASLGRNVVGDTLPGCSRSAGNPPFEEQFGGGIPNYALATLVATRSGLQETLNNLAISGPSSYPLEESRSFVSNDCTNALNSSFAPSLNYGCGEVFGSMNGKEDFDRFPAPIELSGRTPLRAGFQPHSSVGNLQPNGWITSNGVNVSADECFASGKLTNELSLSLATSQPSVMDSRSIPDQSLDITLNHVACHFSKETRLGSEQTSCSSKELSLSCSSYKTGQSSQVLLGSRYLHVIQEILAQIASYSLENLEQGFKTGASTLFSSSYAMEGEMLPMGFDKSPDGNDRLDVQMDPALQKRALEAKRTQLLTLLQVVDERYSQCLDEIHTVISAFHAATELDPQIHTRFSLQTISFLYKRLRERISNQILAMGAHLDSGDTIETEGSFGTSYLQKQWTLQQLKKNDQLWRPQRGLPERSVSVLRAWMFQNFLHPYPKDAEKHLLAAKSGLTRSQVSNWFINARVRLWKPMIEEMYAEMNRRKAHQNEEGTNSNHRISISAIQDLM, encoded by the exons ATGGAGAATGGTTTGTTTAGTGTTCCAATAGATACGGCAGGAAGGAATTCTGATACCATGGACTTTTCATCACAAAGAACCCCCAACTCACTTGTCCAGTTGGATTCATTTAACCTTAACCACCATAATCAAACATTGGCTGGATTTACCATGCTTCCAACATTGCAAGGAGAACCTATAAGTGATCTCCATGCAAACATTCACTCAGCAAATCGATCTTCATTTATGAACTCAGATGCATTAGTTGCATCTCTTGGAAGGAATGTTGTGGGAGATACTTTACCTGGCTGTTCACGTTCTGCTGGTAACCCTCCGTTTGAAGAGCAGTTTGGGGGTGGAATCCCTAATTATGCCCTTGCTACTCTTGTGGCTACAAGAAGTGGTCTTCAAGAAACTCTGAATAACTTGGCAATTTCAGGACCATCAAGCTACCCTTTGGAAGAGTCAAGGTCATTTGTTTCAAATGATTGCACCAATGCTTTGAATTCATCATTTGCGCCATCTTTGAATTATGGATGTGGTGAAGTATTTGGTAGTATGAATGGTAAGGAGGATTTTGACAGGTTTCCTGCTCCCATAGAGCTCAGTGGACGAACACCTTTAAGAGCAGGGTTTCAACCACATTCGTCCGTTGGAAACCTCCAACCAAATGGCTGGATAACATCAAATGGTGTGAATGTGAGTGCAGATGAATGTTTTGCATCTGGTAAACTTACTAATGAGCTCTCTTTAAGCCTTGCCACATCACAGCCTTCTGTCATGGATAGCAGAAGTATCCCTGATCAAAGCTTGGACATCACTCTTAATCATGTAGCATGCCACTTCTCGAAAGAAACAAGGTTAGGCTCTGAACAAACTTCTTGTAGCAGTAAGGAGCTTTCTTTGAGTTGCAGTTCTTACAAAACTGGTCAATCCTCACAAGTATTATTAGGATCCAGATATCTTCATGTAATACAGGAAATACTTGCTCAAATTGCAAGCTATTCACTGGAGAATCTAGAACAGGGGTTCAAGACAGGAGCAAGTACACTATTCTCTTCAAGTTACGCAATGGAGGGAGAGATGCTGCCGATGGGTTTTGATAAATCTCCTGATGGGAATGATAGACTTGATGTTCAAATGGATCCAGCACTGCAGAAACGGGCACTGGAAGCAAAGAGAACACAATTGCTAACTCTACTGCAAGTG GTTGATGAACGATATAGCCAATGCTTGGATGAAATACACACAGTTATTTCAGCATTCCATGCTGCAACTGAGTTGGACCCACAGATTCACACACGTTTTTCTCTTCAAACAATATCTTTCTTGTACAAACGCCTTAGGGAGCGGATCAGCAACCAAATCCTAGCAATGGGAGCTCATTTGGATAGTGGAGACACCATAGAGACAGAAGGATCTTTTGGAACTTCATACTTACAAAAGCAATGGACTCTCCAGCAGCTGAAGAAAAATGACCAACTATGGAGACCCCAGAGAGGCTTACCAGAAAGATCTGTCTCAGTTCTGCGTGCATGGATGTTTCAGAACTTTCTTCACCC GTACCCTAAAGATGCAGAGAAGCATTTGCTTGCGGCAAAAAGCGGACTAACAAGAAGCCAG GTATCAAACTGGTTTATAAATGCTCGCGTTCGTCTATGGAAACCAATGATAGAGGAGATGTATGCCGAGATGAACAGAAGAAAGGCTCACCAAAACGAAGAGGGAACCAACAGCAATCACAGAATTAGCATATCAGCAATCCAAGATTTAATGTGA